Within the Maledivibacter sp. genome, the region CAAAATGTCCAGAAACATCGGATATTTTGCTACGTATAAATTAAGACTCACCCTAAACTCTCTATATTAGGCTTAGCCAAGTAAGAGTTATGCAATTTCCTGTATCTAGTTTTATGAGTTTATGATGGGATAAAGGGATGGGTTTTTTATGTTAGGCAGCTTATTTGGAAACAAGGTATTTTTTTGAAAAATTCATATGAATAAAAGGAGATTTATTATTTGTGAAGAAATAAAGTATGAACCTAATTAATTGAGAAAATTGCATAAGTACCTTCCGTAAAAAACATATACTATATATAGTTTTAGAATTCGCGAAGACATACCACCAAATATACTATATCTTAAATATTCAAATTAAGTATGATATTCGCATATGCAATTTTGCCAAGTTACGATTATTCAATTTCCTCAATTTATAACTTCAATTTATTTTTCAAATAATAAAAAGGATGGACTTTAAATGGAGAAAACAAAGGCTTTAATTGGCAAGAAATATAAGCATTATAAAGGCGGGATTTACAGGATTATAAATATGGCAATACATACAGAAACAAACGAAGTATTAGTTATATATCAAGGATTAGAAACGGGTAAAGTGTGGGCTAGACCCAAGGAAATGTTTGAGGAAGCTGTAGAAATTCATGGCAAAAGTAGGAATAGATTTCAAGAATTGAACCAATAAAATTGGTAATCTATAGAACTTATGTATAAATGAGGTGTTGATTTATGAAACGTATAGTGATGACAGGTGGAGGTACAGCAGGACATGTTACCCCAAATATTGCACTCATTCCTAGACTGAAGAAAATGGGATATGATGTTCATTATATAGGAACTAAAAAGGGCATAGAAAGAAAGCTTATAGAAAAAGAAGGAATACCCTATCATATTGTTAATGCAGGAAAGCTTAGAAGATATTTAGACTTAAAGAACATAACCGATACATTAAGAATTTCTCAAGGATTTATACAATCTTTATCAATAATTAGAAAATTGAAGCCAAGTGTTGTATTTAGCAAAGGAGGCTTTGTATCATCTCCTGTTGTTTGGGCAGCTTGGATGAATAGGATTCCAATAGTGATTCATGAATCAGACTATACTCCAGGATTAGCAAATAAGATATCCATTCCCTTTGCTCAAAAGCTTTGCTATACCTTTCCGGAAACAGAAAGATATATTCCAAAGGAAAAGGGTGTTTTAACGGGTATTCCTGTCCGTGAAAGCCTATTTGCAGGGGATAAGAGAAAGGGTATAGAAATTTGCAGATTCAGTAATGAAAAGCCTATTATTCTTGTTATAGGTGGAAGTTTAGGTTCAGAAGTTATAAATAAAAGCATCAGGGCAAATCTTGAAGTAATACTTAAAAATTTTCAGATCTGTCATATATGTGGGAAGGGAAATGTAGATAAAAATTACAAGGATATAAAGGGTTATAAACAATTTGAATATGTTAGTAAGGAGCTTCCCCATTTATTTGATATGGCCGACTTAATAATTTCTAGGGCAGGAGCAACGGTTCTTTATGAAATATTGGCCCTTAGAAAGCCTAATATATTGATACCCTTATCAAAAAAAGCTAGCCGAGGGGATCAAATATTAAATGCTGCCTCCTTTGAAAAACAAGGTCTAAGCTATGTTATTATGGAGGAAGAACTAGATGATAAATCAATTTTAGAAGGTATAGAAAAGGCATATAAAAATAGAAGAGATTATGTAAATGCTATGAATTCAAATAAAGCTGGAAACGGCATAGATGAAGTATTAAAGGTTATAACTAAATGTAGTAAATAGTATAGATTTCCAAAAGTTAAACTTAATTTATACATCTCAAAATATCCGATGTTTCTAGGGATTTTTGATGTGTATAAATTAACTGTTTAACTGGAATATCTATAATATAGGGATTTTAGTATAGATTTTAACTTATACAAGTCCAAAATGCCCAGAACCATCGCATGTTTGTCCATGTATAAACTAAAGTTTTGACTGGAATCTCTATAGAGCTGTCTCAAGGGTTTATTCTATGAGATAGTTTTTTTATTATATCCACAGTGGACAAGAAATTATACCTGCAATGTATTCTCAAGAATATCCTGTTGATAATGCATGAAATTGTGTATAAAATATAGAAAATGAGTATATTATCCACAGTTAAATTATATATACACATCGAAGAAAGATAAAATAGCGTAATAAGGAGTCTTTATTAATAGTAGGAGTGATAATAGATATGAACAATGTTATTATAACCATGGATAAATTTATCATAGAATTTGTTCAAAATCATATTCATAATCCTTTTTTAGATAAGATCATGCCCGTTATTACTTCCCTAGGGAATGTGGGATTAATATGGATTTTGATTTCTATAATTATGCTAACTAATAAGAAATACGGAAAAGCAGGGAAACTAGCCATATATTCCCTAATTATAAGTGCAGTTTTAGGTGAATTGATCTTGAAGAATGTCATATGTAGACCAAGACCCTTTATGGAAATTGAAAATATTAGTATATTGATTCCTAGGCCTACATCATACTCCTTTCCATCTGGGCATACGGCTTCTTCCTTTGGGGCAATAGCAGCATTTTTAAAGACCATTGATAGCAAGATAATTATAATTCCCTTGGTATTATTGGGACTATTAATAGCTTTTTCTAGATTATACTTATTGGTACATTATCCTTCAGATATACTAGGGGGAATTGTGCTTGGATTAATATCCGCTAAGATAGCCAGTAAATACCTTGTATTTAAAAGGAAAAATAGGGGTGTAGGCATATAGTTTAATATGATGGAATAGGATTTTGTAGGTGAGGAAATTGCATAACTCTTACTAGGCACAATTGTATAATATATATATAGATTTTTACATTATATGTAGTAGATAGTTTTTTGTAGAAAGTAATTATGCAATTTGCTCAAGTATTAAAAACTAATATCAATTTTAGCCTTGGGGGAGAGTGTCTTGAAAAAATATAAATTAAAAAATGGTAAAATGATAGTAGTTAGAGAAGGATATGGTGAGGATGCCAATAGGGTGGTCAGATATATTGAAAGGGTAGCTTCAGAAAGTGACAATTTGACCTTTGGGGAAGGTGAATTCAATACTAGTATAGAGGACGAAGCAAGGTTCATCAATGAATGTAGAAAAAGTAAAAATGCCTTGTTTTTGCTTGCCGAATGTGAGGGAGAAATAATAGGATGCTTGACATTTTCAGGAGGCAATCGGCCTAGAATAAAGCATTATGGTGAATTTGGTATAACTGTTTTAAAAAAATATTGGGGACTTGGAGTTGGAAAGATATTAATTAATTATTTGATTGAATGGGCTAAGACCTTTGGAACAATTAAAAAGATAAATTTAAAGGTAAAGTCAGATAATACAAAGGCCATAGCATTATATAGAAAGCTGGGTTTTGTGAAGGAAGGAAACATCTCAAAGTTCTTCTATTATGGAGGACGGTTCTATGATGTTTATGTTATGGGACTTGAAATAGATTAAAATAATTTGGTGAAGGTATAACCCTGGCTCAACCTATAAGTCTACCCAAAATTATTGAAAATAAATTTCCTATGATGGCGATATGGAGGATTCTAATGAAGAAGAAATTGTTGATACCTATTTTGATTTTAGTTTTATTAGTTACAATATATAATGTAAAGGAAAAGCAAGAAAAAAGAACACAAATCGAAAACATAGACAATCAAATACAAGCGTTATTTACTCCAACAATTAAAAATACCACTTTCATTATTGGAGATGATAAATATATACTTGTAATGGATAATGGAAAATTTCACAGTTCTATAGTTAATGGTGAAGAAGTAGATTATTTTAAAGCATTAGAAGGGGATACATTTATAGAGTTCTCAGTTTATAAAAACGAAGTGAAGGAAGAAAATCTAATAGGCTCTAGCTGGTATGGGCCTAGGGTTAGAAGAGATTCTTTGGAAAGTGATTTTTATATAGATAATAGTGAAGAGAAGAATATATTATTGTTGCTTTCAAGATTTAATGATGTGTATTATGACTATATCTATAGCTTAAATGAAAAAGAAGAGTCCGATGAAAAAAGTGGATATGCTAACTATGATGATGGTGATATTGAATATGATAAGTACGGAAAGCCTATAAAAGTAGGATATATAGAATATTATAATGAAATTTCATCAAAGGGCTTGGATTTGGTATTTGATACGGTTTTTAAAATGGATCCAGATGGGGAAAAACTAGATATAAATATTTCTGTGATAAATCTTCAGGAAGAAATAAAAAAACCATATATGACCAAGGAAAAATTAAAATCTGAGGGTAAAGAGACAACACTTTATTATCATAAAGAAGAAAACCATAATATGATGGAACACAACCTTGGGCCAATGATTATTGAATATGATGGTAAATTAAAACCAATTTGTTTATCTTGTACCTCTGTGCCATCTATATCACCGGATAATAAAAGTATTGCCTATATAACTCCCTTTGAATGGGAAGCAATTGGGGAGCTATATATATATGATATAAAGGATGAATGGAATAGAGAGGTTATAAAAGCAGAAGATATAGATGATCAAGATACAGTAAAGGTAGCTAAATGGCTAGATGATAGATATATATTGACGATTATAGGACTTGGTTATGGTACGGTTAGTGTGGGAGGAGATTTGTATTTATATGATACCGAAAATAGAGAGCTAAAGATGATTATCGATGCTGATAGCTTAGATAAAGCATTGCCTGAGGATCGTATGGAGATCATGGATTTTGATATCTTAGAAGACAATATTACTATGAAAATAGTTAAGCATAACAAAGAGTTTATGGAATACACCGTTGAAGAGAAAGTCCTAGGAAAGGATGAAATAAAAATAGACTAAAGATATATGGGGTGGGGAGAGATAAATGCTGTTAAAAAGGGATATGCTAGATTTTCTACATAAAGATAGAATAAAAAATGGATTGAGTCCACTAATAAAAACCCTAGGAGTTGTGTCCCTAGTTGGGTTTATGATGATAGTTTTTAGGGTTCTAAATGAGAAAAATATTAGGTTCGCTTTTCTAATATGGAATCTTTTTTTAGCCTGGGTTCCACTTTTTTTATCCCTAGGAATCAATCATATAAATAAAAATATGAAATACGGGGCTAAGAAAACAATATATCTGCTATTCTTAGGCTTTAGCTGGTTAATGTTTTTTCCAAATGCACCTTATATAGTTACTGACGTAATTCATTTAAGCATTTATAACTACTATCACAATATATCCGAGTATGCATACAATTTTAATACTGATTTCATGATTTGGTATGATCTTATCTTAATTATGCTCTTTATATTTACTGGGTATATAGTGGGTCATATTTCCCTATACAATATGCACAAAATAATTGAAGAAAAGCTTGAGAAAGTGGTAGGCTGGATATTTGTATGTATTGTTTCTTTTTTAAGCGGATTTGCCATATATTTGGGAAGATTCCTTCGCCTCAATAGCTGGGAAATGGCATCTAATCCAGTGAATCTAATTAAAGCAATATTGGCTAGTATAAACATAGGATCGATTAAGTTTACATTGATGTTCGGCTTTTTTATATTTCTAATATATATTGTTATGTATAATCTAAGTTTTTTAAAAAATGAGTAAAAATTTATTTCATTTGAATCCTTATGTAGGCGAAAACCTTCTTAAGGATCTTTTTGTTGAGGTCATTTTTCAGAGAAAAATCTGACCAAAAACTCAAGGGTTCAATGTCCTTGAGTTTTTTATCATAAAAAATTTAAATTTCTTGAAGGGATTTGTAAATACATTGCGTCTATATTATTAGAAAAGTGAGGAGGAACAGAAATGAAGGAAAAGAAAATCGGTATATTTACCTTGGCTGTATCTCTGATATTGCTAGGGGGTATATTTCTATTAAATAATTTCATTGATATCAATGTATATCATATTTTATCTATTGCTTGGCCAGTATTTATAATTTTACTTGGATTAGAGATCGTTTTTAGTAGAATCCTTTTTGGCAGTAAGGATGGGAGGATATCTATAAGTGGGAAAAGTGTATTTTTTATAATATTAATAGTTTGTATAACATGTTTTTTTTCAGTCTTTGATAGGTTTCCCTTATACATAGATATGGGGGGAGATTTTTTACCCATAGCATACAAGAATGAAACCACTGTAAATAAGGATATGACCATTGAGACAAAGGGCAAAAAGAAGTTAAAGATTATCAATGGATTTGGCGATGTTAATGTAAAAAAAGGTGATATAAAGGATATCAAAGTAGATATGATGGTAAGCATGAAACATAACTATGAAGAAGAAGAGGCTCAAAAGATAGCATCCAATATGCTAGAGGTTATAAATGATAGTGGAGACACTATAAAGATGATAAATAAGAGGGATAAGTATACCGCTAATAATGAAGTAAATAATTTAGAGGTAAATCTAGACATCACAATACCCTATGATATGGAGCTGGATATAACCAATAAATATGGAGAAATAATGGTGAATGATTGCTCTAACTTAGCTGTAATAAGTAATAAGCATGGGAATATCTTCATTGATACTATAAAGGGAGATGTAGATATAAAAAATTCCTATGGGGAAGTGGAAATAAAAAATATAGATGGAAATGTGAATGTAGAAAATAAACATGGAAAGGTATTTGCAAATAATGTAACAAAGGATATGGACATAGATGTTGAATACGGAAAAATTAAAGTGAATGAGATAGGTGGAAATGTTGAGATAACTAATGTTCATGAAACCATAGAGGCAGAAAAAATAGGTAAAAATCTAACTATTGAAAGCAGGTATTGTAGAATAGATATAGATGGGATAAAGGGGGATTTAAATATAAATGGAAAACATGGAAATATCCTAGGTAAAAAGATAGATGGTGGAGTAAAAGTAACTAATGAGTATGGGAGTATCAAGGTAACTGAGACAAATAAAGCCATAGATATTAGGAATAAACATGGTCAAATAATATTTGAAAGTGATAAAGTAATAAGTGAAAAATTAGAAATTGAGAACCAATATGATAGAATTGATATACGGTTACCTAATAATCAAGAAGGTAAATTCCATGTATATTCAAAGCATGGACGAATAGGTAGTGATTTTGATTTAAATATAGATAAGGATAATAGTGAAGAAATTATTAATCAAAGCATTGGGAACAAGAGTGTAAGTATAGATATTAAAGCTACTAACGGGGATATAAGAATAGATAATTAGACAAATATAATTATTTAATTGTCTCAATTGATTGGGCTGAGCATGGTGGTGATTTAAGTGAATGAAAATGACATAATAATAGAGGTACAGAAGGGGAAAACCGAGAACTTTAGTATGTTAGTAGACATGTACAAAAATAAGGTTTTTGCTTTAGCCTATAAATTTACTAATGATTACAATGAAGCACAGGATCTATCCCAAGAAATTTTTATAAAAGTATTTAAACATATACATGGGTTTAGGTTTGAATGCAGCTTTTCTACTTGGATATATAAAATTGCCACCAATAAGTGTATAGACTATAGGAGAAAGAATAAAATTGGGGCTTTAAGTTTTAATGAAGAATACAATAATAAAATAACATTGGATAATGAATCAAAATCAGTTGATAAGTCACCGGAGGAGATAATCATAACTGATGAGGGACATAGGGAAGTGCATAAAATTATACATGATCTGCCGGATATATATAAAACAGTAGTAGTAATGTATCATATTAATGAATCATCCTATAAAGAGATAGCCCAGACACTGGATATTCCAGAAAAGACAGTTGAAACTAGGTTATATAGGGCTAGACGATTATTAAAGGAAAGGCTTATTAAAGCAAATATGGGAGGTGAGATAGGGTGGAATGTGAAGAAGTCATAGGAAAGCTTGATGCATACCTTGAAAATCGATTAAATGATATTGAAACCCATAGGTTAGAAAAACATCTGGAAAGGTGCATAGAGTGTCAAAAAGAGTATGAACAGCTCAAGGAGATATTTGATATTCTTTCTGGCCACCCTACCATATTACCTCCAGAGGACTTTACAGTTAAAGTAATGAATGCAATACAGCCTACAATAAAACAGAATAGGATAAGTCCTATGATAATGAAAAAATGGGGTATAAGCTTTGTTGCAGCCGGATTATTGGTTTTTGTACTGAATACTTCACTGGGCTATAATATTCAAGATATCTCAAGTTCCATGTATAAGGAGCCCTTTTCTGTAAAAAGTCAAATATCAAACTATGTAAAGAAAATACCTAAAGGTTTTATCAATAATTACAAAAAATTAGAAATAAAGCTTTTTGAAAATAATAAATGAGGAAATCATAATACTTAAAACAAGGAGGGAGCATGATGAATTGCAGTATACACCATGATAAAGAAGCAAGTTTTAGATGCTTTGAATGTGGGGAAGTGATTTGTAAAGAATGTGCAACAGAAATGAATGGAAAGATAGTATGCAAAAAGTGCTTTGAGAAGCAGAGGACTAAGGCCAATGATAATTCTTTAGATATTGATAAGTTTATTGATAAACCAATAATAAATAATAGATATACTGGAAAGTATAATTCTTTTTGGGCCTTTATATTTTCATTAATCCCTGGGGCTGGGCAAATGTATTTTGGATTAATGAAGAGGGGTCTTCAGATAATGCTACTATTTATTACACCCATGTTTTTAGGAAGTATGTTATACTCAACTAATGGAGTACTAGTACTGCTTAATTTTATAATTTGGTTTTATAGCTTCTTTGATTGTCAACATATAAGAAGAGCAATTAATGAAGGAGAGGCACTTGATGATACACTTATTTGGGATATAAATATTCAGGGAATAAATTATAAGCATGTAGGTATGGGATTAATAGTATTGGGAGGCTTAACTATATTAAATAATGGATT harbors:
- a CDS encoding DUF4652 domain-containing protein; its protein translation is MKKKLLIPILILVLLVTIYNVKEKQEKRTQIENIDNQIQALFTPTIKNTTFIIGDDKYILVMDNGKFHSSIVNGEEVDYFKALEGDTFIEFSVYKNEVKEENLIGSSWYGPRVRRDSLESDFYIDNSEEKNILLLLSRFNDVYYDYIYSLNEKEESDEKSGYANYDDGDIEYDKYGKPIKVGYIEYYNEISSKGLDLVFDTVFKMDPDGEKLDINISVINLQEEIKKPYMTKEKLKSEGKETTLYYHKEENHNMMEHNLGPMIIEYDGKLKPICLSCTSVPSISPDNKSIAYITPFEWEAIGELYIYDIKDEWNREVIKAEDIDDQDTVKVAKWLDDRYILTIIGLGYGTVSVGGDLYLYDTENRELKMIIDADSLDKALPEDRMEIMDFDILEDNITMKIVKHNKEFMEYTVEEKVLGKDEIKID
- a CDS encoding DUF1653 domain-containing protein, producing the protein MEKTKALIGKKYKHYKGGIYRIINMAIHTETNEVLVIYQGLETGKVWARPKEMFEEAVEIHGKSRNRFQELNQ
- a CDS encoding DUF4097 domain-containing protein yields the protein MKEKKIGIFTLAVSLILLGGIFLLNNFIDINVYHILSIAWPVFIILLGLEIVFSRILFGSKDGRISISGKSVFFIILIVCITCFFSVFDRFPLYIDMGGDFLPIAYKNETTVNKDMTIETKGKKKLKIINGFGDVNVKKGDIKDIKVDMMVSMKHNYEEEEAQKIASNMLEVINDSGDTIKMINKRDKYTANNEVNNLEVNLDITIPYDMELDITNKYGEIMVNDCSNLAVISNKHGNIFIDTIKGDVDIKNSYGEVEIKNIDGNVNVENKHGKVFANNVTKDMDIDVEYGKIKVNEIGGNVEITNVHETIEAEKIGKNLTIESRYCRIDIDGIKGDLNINGKHGNILGKKIDGGVKVTNEYGSIKVTETNKAIDIRNKHGQIIFESDKVISEKLEIENQYDRIDIRLPNNQEGKFHVYSKHGRIGSDFDLNIDKDNSEEIINQSIGNKSVSIDIKATNGDIRIDN
- a CDS encoding DUF1361 domain-containing protein — translated: MLLKRDMLDFLHKDRIKNGLSPLIKTLGVVSLVGFMMIVFRVLNEKNIRFAFLIWNLFLAWVPLFLSLGINHINKNMKYGAKKTIYLLFLGFSWLMFFPNAPYIVTDVIHLSIYNYYHNISEYAYNFNTDFMIWYDLILIMLFIFTGYIVGHISLYNMHKIIEEKLEKVVGWIFVCIVSFLSGFAIYLGRFLRLNSWEMASNPVNLIKAILASINIGSIKFTLMFGFFIFLIYIVMYNLSFLKNE
- a CDS encoding zf-HC2 domain-containing protein is translated as MECEEVIGKLDAYLENRLNDIETHRLEKHLERCIECQKEYEQLKEIFDILSGHPTILPPEDFTVKVMNAIQPTIKQNRISPMIMKKWGISFVAAGLLVFVLNTSLGYNIQDISSSMYKEPFSVKSQISNYVKKIPKGFINNYKKLEIKLFENNK
- a CDS encoding sigma-70 family RNA polymerase sigma factor; this encodes MNENDIIIEVQKGKTENFSMLVDMYKNKVFALAYKFTNDYNEAQDLSQEIFIKVFKHIHGFRFECSFSTWIYKIATNKCIDYRRKNKIGALSFNEEYNNKITLDNESKSVDKSPEEIIITDEGHREVHKIIHDLPDIYKTVVVMYHINESSYKEIAQTLDIPEKTVETRLYRARRLLKERLIKANMGGEIGWNVKKS
- a CDS encoding GNAT family N-acetyltransferase; this encodes MKKYKLKNGKMIVVREGYGEDANRVVRYIERVASESDNLTFGEGEFNTSIEDEARFINECRKSKNALFLLAECEGEIIGCLTFSGGNRPRIKHYGEFGITVLKKYWGLGVGKILINYLIEWAKTFGTIKKINLKVKSDNTKAIALYRKLGFVKEGNISKFFYYGGRFYDVYVMGLEID
- a CDS encoding phosphatase PAP2 family protein; protein product: MNNVIITMDKFIIEFVQNHIHNPFLDKIMPVITSLGNVGLIWILISIIMLTNKKYGKAGKLAIYSLIISAVLGELILKNVICRPRPFMEIENISILIPRPTSYSFPSGHTASSFGAIAAFLKTIDSKIIIIPLVLLGLLIAFSRLYLLVHYPSDILGGIVLGLISAKIASKYLVFKRKNRGVGI
- a CDS encoding undecaprenyldiphospho-muramoylpentapeptide beta-N-acetylglucosaminyltransferase produces the protein MKRIVMTGGGTAGHVTPNIALIPRLKKMGYDVHYIGTKKGIERKLIEKEGIPYHIVNAGKLRRYLDLKNITDTLRISQGFIQSLSIIRKLKPSVVFSKGGFVSSPVVWAAWMNRIPIVIHESDYTPGLANKISIPFAQKLCYTFPETERYIPKEKGVLTGIPVRESLFAGDKRKGIEICRFSNEKPIILVIGGSLGSEVINKSIRANLEVILKNFQICHICGKGNVDKNYKDIKGYKQFEYVSKELPHLFDMADLIISRAGATVLYEILALRKPNILIPLSKKASRGDQILNAASFEKQGLSYVIMEEELDDKSILEGIEKAYKNRRDYVNAMNSNKAGNGIDEVLKVITKCSK